One Oceaniferula flava genomic window carries:
- a CDS encoding phosphotransferase enzyme family protein, with product MHNLAEVAQLFDMRADFVHAHPYGSGHINDTYCAYYDQAGQRLRYIHQRLSTEAFKKPVELMENVGRVTEHALNQLLEEGNPEARRRTLTCVPSVKGTAHAIDSQGNCWRTYPFIERARTYDTIESEAQATEAARAFGEFQKLAATLPGEPLHETIPGFHNTKQRFEHLIAAIEADPHNRAKEVQKEIDWFMARQEEGSKVVDMLESGEIPLRVTHNDTKLNNVMLDDVTGEGICVIDLDTTMPGSAVYDFGDMVRTATSPAAEDEVDTAKITMRMPMFEALVKGYLASAGSFLTDKERSLLAFSGKLLTMECGTRFLCDYLKGDVYFKVHRDGHNLDRTRSQIALAESISTQMDAMEAMVAKYSI from the coding sequence ATGCACAACCTAGCAGAAGTCGCGCAGCTCTTTGACATGCGCGCAGATTTTGTCCACGCCCACCCCTACGGATCGGGTCACATCAACGACACCTACTGCGCTTACTACGATCAAGCCGGCCAACGCCTTCGCTACATCCACCAGCGGCTCAGCACCGAGGCATTCAAGAAGCCCGTCGAACTGATGGAAAACGTCGGCCGGGTGACCGAACACGCACTGAACCAGCTGCTGGAGGAAGGCAATCCCGAGGCGCGCCGACGGACGCTAACCTGTGTGCCATCGGTCAAGGGCACCGCGCACGCCATCGATTCCCAAGGCAACTGCTGGCGCACCTACCCCTTCATCGAGCGCGCCCGCACCTACGACACCATCGAATCCGAAGCCCAGGCCACCGAAGCCGCACGCGCATTCGGTGAGTTTCAGAAACTCGCCGCCACCCTGCCCGGCGAGCCCCTGCACGAAACCATCCCCGGTTTCCACAACACCAAACAACGCTTCGAGCACCTCATCGCCGCGATTGAGGCCGATCCCCATAACCGGGCCAAGGAGGTGCAGAAGGAAATCGACTGGTTCATGGCGCGCCAGGAGGAAGGCAGCAAAGTGGTCGACATGTTGGAATCGGGCGAAATCCCCCTGCGTGTCACCCATAACGACACCAAGCTGAACAACGTCATGTTAGACGACGTCACCGGCGAAGGCATCTGCGTGATCGACCTCGATACCACCATGCCGGGTTCGGCGGTCTACGACTTCGGCGACATGGTGCGCACAGCCACCTCACCGGCGGCTGAGGATGAGGTCGACACCGCCAAGATCACCATGCGCATGCCAATGTTCGAGGCGCTCGTCAAAGGCTACCTGGCATCGGCAGGCAGCTTCCTCACCGACAAGGAACGCTCACTGTTAGCCTTCTCAGGAAAACTTCTCACCATGGAATGCGGCACCCGTTTTCTCTGTGATTACCTGAAGGGTGATGTTTACTTCAAGGTCCACCGCGACGGGCATAACCTCGATCGCACACGCTCCCAAATCGCCCTGGCAGAATCGATTAGCACTCAAATGGATGCCATGGAAGCGATGGTGGCAAAATACAGCATCTAA